TCTAAGAACATGTCTATtttgcttgttttttttttttgtcatagcCCTAAACCTGAGGTGCATTGAACGTTTATATGGTGACCATGGCCTGGATGTGATTGAAGTGTTGCGCAAAAATACATCTGTTGCACTGCCTGTCATACTAACCCGTCTGAAGCAGAAACAAGATGAGTGGTCAAGGTGCCGTTCAGATTTTAACAAGGTCTGGGCAGAAATATATGCTAAGAACCATCACAAATCACTGGATCATCGTAGCTTTTATTTCAAGCAACAAGATGCCAAGAGCTTGAGCACAAAAGGTAACTTAAATGTCTCATAATTGGGCTTATCTTGTTAATTTCTCTTGTCTATACCCATGCTTCCTCTGCTCAGCCAGTGACTGTACTCTCATATGCGGTTTTGCCTCAGGTTTATTGTCCGAGATTAGAGAAATCAATGAGAAGAAGCGTAAAGAAGATGAAATGCTAGTTTCAGTTGCTGCTGGTAACAGACGGCCGATAGTTCCAAATCTGGAATATGAATACTCTGATTCTTCGATACACGAAGACATATATCAGCTTATCAAATTCTCATGCTCTGAAGTTTGCACAGCTACGGATCAGTTGGATAAAGTAATGAAGATTTGGACAACCTTCTTGGAGCCCATGTTCGCCGTTCCTCCTCGAGCACAAGGTGTAGAGGACACAGAAGATGTTGTCAAGGATAAGAATCATTCTGTCCGAAATGGTTTGGCAAGTTTGAGGGAGATTGAAGGTATATCTAGTGCTGACACTGCCATTACTAATTCCAATCAATTAAATCACCTTTGCAATGGGGATGGCACCTTTGTATCTGAAGGACAAAATTTCCACAAGACTAAATTGGTAAATGGGGATGCAGATAAAGAAGATGATCTTCGCGAGCAAGATCGAAATACCCACAAGAGTGATACTTTCGGTAGTACTTcacagcaggggaaagtccaGACTAATGCCCCCATGTGTGATGAAACTTCAGCAGCCTGTAAACGGCTAACTGATTCTAATGCCTCCACAGTTATTAGAGGAGATCAAAGTCTTGATAGAACTAATGTGGAAATTACATCTGGTATGCTGCTTAAATTCACCATGTTGGCGATTTTTAATCACCTTAATGACTGATTCTCCAACTATTTAACACTTACTTCCTTCTTTTGGGTGACAAGGGCATGGCACTACTCCTTCCAGATCTGTTGTGGCCAGTGCTGTGGAGAGTGGGCTTGAGCGGGCACTTTCTGCTGAAGCGTTGCCTTCATCAGAggtataatttttaaaattatttgttCACATCTTAATTTGCTCCCTTAAAACATAAATATGCGCATCTGTTTGGTTGTTATAAATGTTAAAAAGCATATCAAGATTTTAGAAATCCAATAAATTGCATGGACTATTATTTGGTGCTCTTGTGCATACATTTGTGAACTCATTCTGGTCAATGCTTCAATCTAATGAATATGGAGTCACTTGCTCAAGTTTGCATTTTGTGCAATTTTGTCTTTGTTATAAATGTTAAAAGCATATCAAGATCTTAGAAATCCAATAAATTACATGGACTATTATTAGGTGCTCTTGTGCATACATTTGTGAACTCATTCCGCTCAACACTGTAACCCATTGAACATGGAGTCACTTGCTCAAGTTTGCATTTTgtgcaattttatcttttatctcAGTACTAATCAGAAAAGCTATTATGTTTTGTAGAGAGGAGGTGATAGTTCGAAACTGGGGATATCAGCTAATGGTTCACTGATGGAAGGAACCAAAGTACATCGGTATCACAAGGATTCTACTGGGCACCAAAAGATAGAAAGAGAAGAGGGTGAATTATCACCAAATGGGGATTTTGAAGAGGATAACTTTGTTGGCTATGGAAGTAGTGGGCCAGCTAATAGAATCTGTACTAAAACAAAAGATAGTGCTGCAGTATCCAAGGATGGACAAGAAGTTAAATGTCGTGTGGAGGCAGCAGGTGACAATGATgccgatgatgaaggtgatgaaaGTCATCAAAGGTCAACTGAAGACAGTGAGAATGTTTCTGAGACTGGTGAAGGGGTTTCAGGTAGCGATTCTGGGGATGGTGTGGAATGTTCACCTGAAGATCACGAGGGAGAGGAAGATGCTAAGGTGGAAAGTGAAGGTGAAGCAGAAGGTACTGCTGATGCACATGATGTTGAAGGTGAGGGGTCATTACTGAAGTTTTCAGAGCGGTTTCTACAGACTGTAAAACCTCTTGCTAAACATGTTCCTTCAGCATTACAAAACAAAGAAGGGAAGGATTTTCGAATATTTTATGGAAATGATTCCTTTTATGTGCTTTTTAGGCTTCATCAGGTAAAGTTTTTCTCCTTGTTTTCTTCACCGGGTAAACTATGTTTCGCCTTTTTGCTTATTCATCTGATTTTGCTTTTGTATTTTGTCAGACACTGTATGAGAGAATATTGTCAGCAAAAACAAATACTTCATCAGCTGAAAAGAAATGGAGAGTTTCGAAGGATACAAGCCCTCCTGACCTCTATGCCAGGTTGTTTAGGTGTTGATGTTTGTAACTTCTGATCTGATGGTATACTAACTGGATAACTAATTTGCGGTATTTCTTTCTGACTTACAGATTTATGAGTGCCCTATATAATCTACTTGATGGTACAGCTGACACTGCGAAGTTTGAGGATGAGTGTCGTGCTATTATTGGAACCCAGTCATATATTTTATTCACACTAGACAAATTAATATTCAAACTTGTCAAGCAGGTAACTTGTACATCTTATGCTTCTtaattctttcctttttcttgaagTGGGTTTGGCTGTTGCAAGATTCTTATGGATTGTGTTTTTCTCAGCTTCAAACAATTGTTAGTGACGAAATGGACAATAAACTTCTTCAACTACATGCATATGAAAAATCAAGGCAGCCTGGGAGATTTGTAGATATAGTTTATCATGAAAACACCCGTGTTCTTCTTCACGATGAGAACATCTATCGCTTTGAATATGTAAGTTTTCATTACGGGACTCTTTGTGTCCTTTATTTGCTACATGTACCACATATTATATTTCAAAGGGGGGAGATAATAGCATGTCATTGACAACTTTTCTCTTTTGCAGTCTTCAAGTCCAAACCGCTTATCCATCCAGCTGATGGAGTCTGGGAACGAAAAGCCTGAAGTCACTGCCGTAACCCTGGATCCGAACTTTGCATCCTATTTGCACAATGATTTCTTGTTAGCTCCTACAAAGAAGGAGGTGACTGATGTCTTCCTTGAAAGGTAGAGAGCTGCAATGGGTCTTTTCAAATATATCATTATTTTTATAAATGGGGTTCACGACTTGCGCACTACTAATAATATTGATTTTgcagaaacaaaagaaaatttgCTTGTGAAGATGAATCATCTTTAGCATCTGAGGCTATGGAAGGTGTTGAATTAGTCAATGGTCTCGAGTGCAAGATAGCTTGCAATTCGTCGAAGGTATTCTGCCCTGTTTGATAGTGTCAGTTTCTAATAATTGAAATAATTCTCTGAGTGGATTGATTGCACTTCTACTTCTGTTGTCCTAAATTTAGAAACTATGTACTTTTGGCAGGTCTCATATGTTTTAGACACAGAAGATTACTTATATCGCACAAGGACGAGACGAAGAAGTCTTTCTGAGGACAGATCCTCATGCCATGGCCAGGCCAAGTCCATGGATGGTCATCCGGCTAGAGTACAGCGGTTCCACAGATTGCTATCTGGATCTTAGTCTCCTTTACGAAAGGTGTAAAGGTAAATTGTTTTGGTACTAGAACTTCTTACTTGTTTATTGGGGTGTAGTATAAACTCTGCATGAAATGATTAACGAACTAAGCAAATATAGAAATGATTACTCCAGTTCCACCATTTAACTATCGGAATTGGTCTGGGAGTGTGATGAAAACCAACTAGCTTTATCAGGTTCATGTTTTGAGCTTTTCGGTAGCAGAACCATGAACGTCCCTGTGTTGGTCGCAAAGTAGTAGAAAGGACAAACTAAAATCTGGCAGATTAGACTGATTAtagaaaccaaaataaatcagcTTCATGTTTGTTTTTTATATCTTTTTTACAGGTAATACTTTCTTACATTCGGATTGCTGATGGTCCCTGCCTTCTGGACCTTCACCTCCACTGAGCAAAGAACTTGCACTGAACCACAAAAATAGAATATTCTTTGGCGTCATCAAGCAAAATAGCTCTTGATTAGAAGCTTTCTACCAGATTTTTTTCCCATACAAGTCCTGCCAGAATCCACGCAGTATCAGGGAATGCTTGCTGCCATTGTTGCTGTCTACAGTTGTAAATGTAATTTTTATAGTTCTTAAGTTGGCTATCAGAGCCACCCTTGTGTAAATAGTGCGAGTCTTTAGTATTCACATCTTCTGAGGGATGTATGTCCATTGTGTTTCTTTAACTATTTTTTTCTAGTAATCTGCCCAGAACAGACAACAGCGGCATATAAATGTACCTGTTTTTATTTCATCAGAATTGCTATAATATTTGTTGATGCAACTTTGACAACCAATACATATGTCTATAAGATTGGTTAATACAAATATTTGCTAGAATATTCTGCAGTGATTGTTTTACTAGCATTCGACCATGACTTAGTTTCCAGTTCGATGGGCTAATCAGGCACTATTGCATTGGTTGTTTGACAAACTCAACCTATAATTTAGCTATCCAACATCCAATTCCTTCACGTAATTTTGACAAACTCAGTATGCAGCTTCTGCGTAAGCTATCTATATGCATTTAAGGCTGCACAGGAACCGAACCGGAACCGGAACAACAAGTACAGGGACCGGGAATGGAGAAGGGAACCGGTGTATGACCAGGTCAGGTACTCGGTTCCTAATGATTCCCGGCCTATACCGGACCATATGTCCCGGTCATTATCAGTCGTTAGATTTTTTGATCATAAGTGACCACCACCATCGATCCTAGGTTTTCAGAGTCGTCTATATCTTATTTATTCTATTGAGTATCGACTATTGACCActcgttcttcttctttctttctttctttctttctttcttttttctcaaACTGAAGAGCAGAGAAACTGTAGTCTGTAACTCTGTATCAaatccaccaccaccttcttctccaccaccaccaccaccatctgggTTTGACACGAATCATGGTATAAGATTGATGACGATGCGGATAATGATGAATCAGATCTGTAATTGttttcttctgttcttcaatTATTGTTGTTGTCGAACTACCTGGTGATGGCGATGGACATGAAACGGGGTTTGATTAAGGAGATGAAAATTGTGATTTGAGATGGGGTTTGAATCAATTAAATGGATTAGACTTAAGTTACAGGTAAAACCCAATTTTTGGTGATGAAATTGGTTTT
The sequence above is a segment of the Papaver somniferum cultivar HN1 unplaced genomic scaffold, ASM357369v1 unplaced-scaffold_125, whole genome shotgun sequence genome. Coding sequences within it:
- the LOC113331452 gene encoding paired amphipathic helix protein Sin3-like 4 isoform X6 gives rise to the protein MGSQTKRPAISSRGETSGQAQGPGGGVGTQTLTTNDALAYLKDVKDMFQDRRDKYDEFLEVMKDFKAQRIDTTGVIARVKDLFKGHRNLILGFNTFLPKGYEITLPLEDEQPPKKPVEFDEAINFVNKIKTRFKDDDQVYKSFLDILNMYRKENKSIAEVYAEVADLFHLHQDLLKEFKHFLPDTDSTQHAPSGRNSSFPRPHERSSAVTASRQLHGDKQRERTTTYHADRDLSVDRPDPDHEKVMGKEHRRRPDKEKERKGDRDRRDRDHVEKDPEQKRKFRRSEETNDPFLQDGEGPYDDKPSLKSAYPQEFLFCEKVKETLGNSGLYQEYLKCLNIYSKEIITRDELQGLVRDLLGKYPDLMNGFELFLSRCEKIDGLLAGVMNKKSLWSEGHVPGSVKEEERNKERDHDRDDREKERDRERERKRVDRNAGHEASFLNKDKYMAKPISELDLSNCQRCTPSYRLLPKNYPIPSASQRTELGAQVLNDFWVSVTSGSEDYSFKHMRKNQYEESLFKCEDDRFELDMLLESVNATTTRVEELLDKINDDASELDSPIRIEDEFTALNLRCIERLYGDHGLDVIEVLRKNTSVALPVILTRLKQKQDEWSRCRSDFNKVWAEIYAKNHHKSLDHRSFYFKQQDAKSLSTKGLLSEIREINEKKRKEDEMLVSVAAGNRRPIVPNLEYEYSDSSIHEDIYQLIKFSCSEVCTATDQLDKVMKIWTTFLEPMFAVPPRAQGVEDTEDVVKDKNHSVRNGLASLREIEGISSADTAITNSNQLNHLCNGDGTFVSEGQNFHKTKLVNGDADKEDDLREQDRNTHKSDTFGSTSQQGKVQTNAPMCDETSAACKRLTDSNASTVIRGDQSLDRTNVEITSGHGTTPSRSVVASAVESGLERALSAEALPSSERGGDSSKLGISANGSLMEGTKVHRYHKDSTGHQKIEREEGELSPNGDFEEDNFVGYGSSGPANRICTKTKDSAAVSKDGQEVKCRVEAAGDNDADDEGDESHQRSTEDSENVSETGEGVSGSDSGDGVECSPEDHEGEEDAKVESEGEAEGTADAHDVEGEGSLLKFSERFLQTVKPLAKHVPSALQNKEGKDFRIFYGNDSFYVLFRLHQTLYERILSAKTNTSSAEKKWRVSKDTSPPDLYARFMSALYNLLDGTADTAKFEDECRAIIGTQSYILFTLDKLIFKLVKQLQTIVSDEMDNKLLQLHAYEKSRQPGRFVDIVYHENTRVLLHDENIYRFEYSSSPNRLSIQLMESGNEKPEVTAVTLDPNFASYLHNDFLLAPTKKEVTDVFLERNKRKFACEDESSLASEAMEGVELVNGLECKIACNSSKVSYVLDTEDYLYRTRTRRRSLSEDRSSCHGQAKSMDGHPARVQRFHRLLSGS
- the LOC113331452 gene encoding paired amphipathic helix protein Sin3-like 4 isoform X1, which encodes MQNLNLFSLQVVCCSAFLFLLVGFSLSKVFNLPPPSGFRWSREEAYMGSQTKRPAISSRGETSGQAQGPGGGVGTQTLTTNDALAYLKDVKDMFQDRRDKYDEFLEVMKDFKAQRIDTTGVIARVKDLFKGHRNLILGFNTFLPKGYEITLPLEDEQPPKKPVEFDEAINFVNKIKTRFKDDDQVYKSFLDILNMYRKENKSIAEVYAEVADLFHLHQDLLKEFKHFLPDTDSTQHAPSGRNSSFPRPHERSSAVTASRQLHGDKQRERTTTYHADRDLSVDRPDPDHEKVMGKEHRRRPDKEKERKGDRDRRDRDHVEKDPEQKRKFRRSEETNDPFLQDGEGPYDDKPSLKSAYPQEFLFCEKVKETLGNSGLYQEYLKCLNIYSKEIITRDELQGLVRDLLGKYPDLMNGFELFLSRCEKIDGLLAGVMNKKSLWSEGHVPGSVKEEERNKERDHDRDDREKERDRERERKRVDRNAGHEASFLNKDKYMAKPISELDLSNCQRCTPSYRLLPKNYPIPSASQRTELGAQVLNDFWVSVTSGSEDYSFKHMRKNQYEESLFKCEDDRFELDMLLESVNATTTRVEELLDKINDDASELDSPIRIEDEFTALNLRCIERLYGDHGLDVIEVLRKNTSVALPVILTRLKQKQDEWSRCRSDFNKVWAEIYAKNHHKSLDHRSFYFKQQDAKSLSTKGLLSEIREINEKKRKEDEMLVSVAAGNRRPIVPNLEYEYSDSSIHEDIYQLIKFSCSEVCTATDQLDKVMKIWTTFLEPMFAVPPRAQGVEDTEDVVKDKNHSVRNGLASLREIEGISSADTAITNSNQLNHLCNGDGTFVSEGQNFHKTKLVNGDADKEDDLREQDRNTHKSDTFGSTSQQGKVQTNAPMCDETSAACKRLTDSNASTVIRGDQSLDRTNVEITSGHGTTPSRSVVASAVESGLERALSAEALPSSERGGDSSKLGISANGSLMEGTKVHRYHKDSTGHQKIEREEGELSPNGDFEEDNFVGYGSSGPANRICTKTKDSAAVSKDGQEVKCRVEAAGDNDADDEGDESHQRSTEDSENVSETGEGVSGSDSGDGVECSPEDHEGEEDAKVESEGEAEGTADAHDVEGEGSLLKFSERFLQTVKPLAKHVPSALQNKEGKDFRIFYGNDSFYVLFRLHQTLYERILSAKTNTSSAEKKWRVSKDTSPPDLYARFMSALYNLLDGTADTAKFEDECRAIIGTQSYILFTLDKLIFKLVKQLQTIVSDEMDNKLLQLHAYEKSRQPGRFVDIVYHENTRVLLHDENIYRFEYSSSPNRLSIQLMESGNEKPEVTAVTLDPNFASYLHNDFLLAPTKKEVTDVFLERNKRKFACEDESSLASEAMEGVELVNGLECKIACNSSKVSYVLDTEDYLYRTRTRRRSLSEDRSSCHGQAKSMDGHPARVQRFHRLLSGS
- the LOC113331452 gene encoding paired amphipathic helix protein Sin3-like 4 isoform X4 encodes the protein MKRSREEAYMGSQTKRPAISSRGETSGQAQGPGGGVGTQTLTTNDALAYLKDVKDMFQDRRDKYDEFLEVMKDFKAQRIDTTGVIARVKDLFKGHRNLILGFNTFLPKGYEITLPLEDEQPPKKPVEFDEAINFVNKIKTRFKDDDQVYKSFLDILNMYRKENKSIAEVYAEVADLFHLHQDLLKEFKHFLPDTDSTQHAPSGRNSSFPRPHERSSAVTASRQLHGDKRERTTTYHADRDLSVDRPDPDHEKVMGKEHRRRPDKEKERKGDRDRRDRDHVEKDPEQKRKFRRSEETNDPFLQDGEGPYDDKPSLKSAYPQEFLFCEKVKETLGNSGLYQEYLKCLNIYSKEIITRDELQGLVRDLLGKYPDLMNGFELFLSRCEKIDGLLAGVMNKKSLWSEGHVPGSVKEEERNKERDHDRDDREKERDRERERKRVDRNAGHEASFLNKDKYMAKPISELDLSNCQRCTPSYRLLPKNYPIPSASQRTELGAQVLNDFWVSVTSGSEDYSFKHMRKNQYEESLFKCEDDRFELDMLLESVNATTTRVEELLDKINDDASELDSPIRIEDEFTALNLRCIERLYGDHGLDVIEVLRKNTSVALPVILTRLKQKQDEWSRCRSDFNKVWAEIYAKNHHKSLDHRSFYFKQQDAKSLSTKGLLSEIREINEKKRKEDEMLVSVAAGNRRPIVPNLEYEYSDSSIHEDIYQLIKFSCSEVCTATDQLDKVMKIWTTFLEPMFAVPPRAQGVEDTEDVVKDKNHSVRNGLASLREIEGISSADTAITNSNQLNHLCNGDGTFVSEGQNFHKTKLVNGDADKEDDLREQDRNTHKSDTFGSTSQQGKVQTNAPMCDETSAACKRLTDSNASTVIRGDQSLDRTNVEITSGHGTTPSRSVVASAVESGLERALSAEALPSSERGGDSSKLGISANGSLMEGTKVHRYHKDSTGHQKIEREEGELSPNGDFEEDNFVGYGSSGPANRICTKTKDSAAVSKDGQEVKCRVEAAGDNDADDEGDESHQRSTEDSENVSETGEGVSGSDSGDGVECSPEDHEGEEDAKVESEGEAEGTADAHDVEGEGSLLKFSERFLQTVKPLAKHVPSALQNKEGKDFRIFYGNDSFYVLFRLHQTLYERILSAKTNTSSAEKKWRVSKDTSPPDLYARFMSALYNLLDGTADTAKFEDECRAIIGTQSYILFTLDKLIFKLVKQLQTIVSDEMDNKLLQLHAYEKSRQPGRFVDIVYHENTRVLLHDENIYRFEYSSSPNRLSIQLMESGNEKPEVTAVTLDPNFASYLHNDFLLAPTKKEVTDVFLERNKRKFACEDESSLASEAMEGVELVNGLECKIACNSSKVSYVLDTEDYLYRTRTRRRSLSEDRSSCHGQAKSMDGHPARVQRFHRLLSGS
- the LOC113331452 gene encoding paired amphipathic helix protein Sin3-like 4 isoform X5 → MQNLNLFSLQVVCCSAFLFLLVGFSLSKVFNLPPPSGFRWSREEAYMGSQTKRPAISSRGETSGQAQGPGGGVGTQTLTTNDALAYLKDVKDMFQDRRDKYDEFLEVMKDFKAQRIDTTGVIARVKDLFKGHRNLILGFNTFLPKGYEITLPLEDEQPPKKPVEFDEAINFVNKIKTRFKDDDQVYKSFLDILNMYRKENKSIAEVYAEVADLFHLHQDLLKEFKHFLPDTDSTQHAPSGRNSSFPRPHERSSAVTASRQLHGDKQRERTTTYHADRDLSVDRPDPDHEKVMGKEHRRRPDKEKERKGDRDRRDRDHVEKDPEQKRKFRRSEETNDPFLQDGEGPYDDKPSLKSAYPQEFLFCEKVKETLGNSGLYQEYLKCLNIYSKEIITRDELQGLVRDLLGKYPDLMNGFELFLSRCEKIDGLLAGVMNKKSLWSEGHVPGSVKEEERNKERDHDRDDREKERDRERERKRVDRNAGHEASFLNKDKYMAKPISELDLSNCQRCTPSYRLLPKNYPIPSASQRTELGAQVLNDFWVSVTSGSEDYSFKHMRKNQYEESLFKCEDDRFELDMLLESVNATTTRVEELLDKINDDASELDSPIRIEDEFTALNLRCIERLYGDHGLDVIEVLRKNTSVALPVILTRLKQKQDEWSRCRSDFNKVWAEIYAKNHHKSLDHRSFYFKQQDAKSLSTKGLLSEIREINEKKRKEDEMLVSVAAGNRRPIVPNLEYEYSDSSIHEDIYQLIKFSCSEVCTATDQLDKVMKIWTTFLEPMFAVPPRAQGVEDTEDVVKDKNHSVRNGLASLREIEDKEDDLREQDRNTHKSDTFGSTSQQGKVQTNAPMCDETSAACKRLTDSNASTVIRGDQSLDRTNVEITSGHGTTPSRSVVASAVESGLERALSAEALPSSERGGDSSKLGISANGSLMEGTKVHRYHKDSTGHQKIEREEGELSPNGDFEEDNFVGYGSSGPANRICTKTKDSAAVSKDGQEVKCRVEAAGDNDADDEGDESHQRSTEDSENVSETGEGVSGSDSGDGVECSPEDHEGEEDAKVESEGEAEGTADAHDVEGEGSLLKFSERFLQTVKPLAKHVPSALQNKEGKDFRIFYGNDSFYVLFRLHQTLYERILSAKTNTSSAEKKWRVSKDTSPPDLYARFMSALYNLLDGTADTAKFEDECRAIIGTQSYILFTLDKLIFKLVKQLQTIVSDEMDNKLLQLHAYEKSRQPGRFVDIVYHENTRVLLHDENIYRFEYSSSPNRLSIQLMESGNEKPEVTAVTLDPNFASYLHNDFLLAPTKKEVTDVFLERNKRKFACEDESSLASEAMEGVELVNGLECKIACNSSKVSYVLDTEDYLYRTRTRRRSLSEDRSSCHGQAKSMDGHPARVQRFHRLLSGS
- the LOC113331452 gene encoding paired amphipathic helix protein Sin3-like 4 isoform X3, which translates into the protein MKRSREEAYMGSQTKRPAISSRGETSGQAQGPGGGVGTQTLTTNDALAYLKDVKDMFQDRRDKYDEFLEVMKDFKAQRIDTTGVIARVKDLFKGHRNLILGFNTFLPKGYEITLPLEDEQPPKKPVEFDEAINFVNKIKTRFKDDDQVYKSFLDILNMYRKENKSIAEVYAEVADLFHLHQDLLKEFKHFLPDTDSTQHAPSGRNSSFPRPHERSSAVTASRQLHGDKQRERTTTYHADRDLSVDRPDPDHEKVMGKEHRRRPDKEKERKGDRDRRDRDHVEKDPEQKRKFRRSEETNDPFLQDGEGPYDDKPSLKSAYPQEFLFCEKVKETLGNSGLYQEYLKCLNIYSKEIITRDELQGLVRDLLGKYPDLMNGFELFLSRCEKIDGLLAGVMNKKSLWSEGHVPGSVKEEERNKERDHDRDDREKERDRERERKRVDRNAGHEASFLNKDKYMAKPISELDLSNCQRCTPSYRLLPKNYPIPSASQRTELGAQVLNDFWVSVTSGSEDYSFKHMRKNQYEESLFKCEDDRFELDMLLESVNATTTRVEELLDKINDDASELDSPIRIEDEFTALNLRCIERLYGDHGLDVIEVLRKNTSVALPVILTRLKQKQDEWSRCRSDFNKVWAEIYAKNHHKSLDHRSFYFKQQDAKSLSTKGLLSEIREINEKKRKEDEMLVSVAAGNRRPIVPNLEYEYSDSSIHEDIYQLIKFSCSEVCTATDQLDKVMKIWTTFLEPMFAVPPRAQGVEDTEDVVKDKNHSVRNGLASLREIEGISSADTAITNSNQLNHLCNGDGTFVSEGQNFHKTKLVNGDADKEDDLREQDRNTHKSDTFGSTSQQGKVQTNAPMCDETSAACKRLTDSNASTVIRGDQSLDRTNVEITSGHGTTPSRSVVASAVESGLERALSAEALPSSERGGDSSKLGISANGSLMEGTKVHRYHKDSTGHQKIEREEGELSPNGDFEEDNFVGYGSSGPANRICTKTKDSAAVSKDGQEVKCRVEAAGDNDADDEGDESHQRSTEDSENVSETGEGVSGSDSGDGVECSPEDHEGEEDAKVESEGEAEGTADAHDVEGEGSLLKFSERFLQTVKPLAKHVPSALQNKEGKDFRIFYGNDSFYVLFRLHQTLYERILSAKTNTSSAEKKWRVSKDTSPPDLYARFMSALYNLLDGTADTAKFEDECRAIIGTQSYILFTLDKLIFKLVKQLQTIVSDEMDNKLLQLHAYEKSRQPGRFVDIVYHENTRVLLHDENIYRFEYSSSPNRLSIQLMESGNEKPEVTAVTLDPNFASYLHNDFLLAPTKKEVTDVFLERNKRKFACEDESSLASEAMEGVELVNGLECKIACNSSKVSYVLDTEDYLYRTRTRRRSLSEDRSSCHGQAKSMDGHPARVQRFHRLLSGS
- the LOC113331452 gene encoding paired amphipathic helix protein Sin3-like 4 isoform X2, which codes for MQNLNLFSLQVVCCSAFLFLLVGFSLSKVFNLPPPSGFRWSREEAYMGSQTKRPAISSRGETSGQAQGPGGGVGTQTLTTNDALAYLKDVKDMFQDRRDKYDEFLEVMKDFKAQRIDTTGVIARVKDLFKGHRNLILGFNTFLPKGYEITLPLEDEQPPKKPVEFDEAINFVNKIKTRFKDDDQVYKSFLDILNMYRKENKSIAEVYAEVADLFHLHQDLLKEFKHFLPDTDSTQHAPSGRNSSFPRPHERSSAVTASRQLHGDKRERTTTYHADRDLSVDRPDPDHEKVMGKEHRRRPDKEKERKGDRDRRDRDHVEKDPEQKRKFRRSEETNDPFLQDGEGPYDDKPSLKSAYPQEFLFCEKVKETLGNSGLYQEYLKCLNIYSKEIITRDELQGLVRDLLGKYPDLMNGFELFLSRCEKIDGLLAGVMNKKSLWSEGHVPGSVKEEERNKERDHDRDDREKERDRERERKRVDRNAGHEASFLNKDKYMAKPISELDLSNCQRCTPSYRLLPKNYPIPSASQRTELGAQVLNDFWVSVTSGSEDYSFKHMRKNQYEESLFKCEDDRFELDMLLESVNATTTRVEELLDKINDDASELDSPIRIEDEFTALNLRCIERLYGDHGLDVIEVLRKNTSVALPVILTRLKQKQDEWSRCRSDFNKVWAEIYAKNHHKSLDHRSFYFKQQDAKSLSTKGLLSEIREINEKKRKEDEMLVSVAAGNRRPIVPNLEYEYSDSSIHEDIYQLIKFSCSEVCTATDQLDKVMKIWTTFLEPMFAVPPRAQGVEDTEDVVKDKNHSVRNGLASLREIEGISSADTAITNSNQLNHLCNGDGTFVSEGQNFHKTKLVNGDADKEDDLREQDRNTHKSDTFGSTSQQGKVQTNAPMCDETSAACKRLTDSNASTVIRGDQSLDRTNVEITSGHGTTPSRSVVASAVESGLERALSAEALPSSERGGDSSKLGISANGSLMEGTKVHRYHKDSTGHQKIEREEGELSPNGDFEEDNFVGYGSSGPANRICTKTKDSAAVSKDGQEVKCRVEAAGDNDADDEGDESHQRSTEDSENVSETGEGVSGSDSGDGVECSPEDHEGEEDAKVESEGEAEGTADAHDVEGEGSLLKFSERFLQTVKPLAKHVPSALQNKEGKDFRIFYGNDSFYVLFRLHQTLYERILSAKTNTSSAEKKWRVSKDTSPPDLYARFMSALYNLLDGTADTAKFEDECRAIIGTQSYILFTLDKLIFKLVKQLQTIVSDEMDNKLLQLHAYEKSRQPGRFVDIVYHENTRVLLHDENIYRFEYSSSPNRLSIQLMESGNEKPEVTAVTLDPNFASYLHNDFLLAPTKKEVTDVFLERNKRKFACEDESSLASEAMEGVELVNGLECKIACNSSKVSYVLDTEDYLYRTRTRRRSLSEDRSSCHGQAKSMDGHPARVQRFHRLLSGS